A window of the Zeugodacus cucurbitae isolate PBARC_wt_2022May chromosome 2, idZeuCucr1.2, whole genome shotgun sequence genome harbors these coding sequences:
- the LOC105221549 gene encoding adult-specific cuticular protein ACP-20-like: MQIISCIALTAAALFGVASAGYIPHGHATSYASHVQHTDGHHGYGSHDNYLAYAGHGYAHHDLHDHHYEHHEPHHYPKYAFDYGVKDTHTGDHKSQWEQRDGDHVKGGYTVEEADGTTRVVEYTADDHNGFNAVVKKIGHAHHPQAYHHGAYGYDHGHAGSYVEIKQHH, encoded by the exons atgcaAATCATCTCGTGTATCGCCCTCACCGCTGCCGCACTCTTTGGTGTCGCCTCCGCAGGATATATTCCACATGGACACGCTACCAGTTACGCCTCGCATGTACAGCACACTGATGGCCACCACGGCTATGGCAGCCACGACAACTACTTGGCATATGCTGGACATGGTTATGCTCACCACGATCTGCACGATCACCACTACGAACATCATGAACCTCACCACTACCCCAAATACGCCTTCGATTACGGTGTAAAGGACACACATACCGGTGATCACAAGAGCCAATGGGAGCAACGTGATGGCGATCATGTCAAGG GCGGATATACCGTGGAGGAAGCTGATGGCACAACTCGCGTTGTTGAATACACCGCCGATGATCATAATGGCTTCAACGCTGTTGTCAAGAAGATCGGTCATGCCCACCATCCTCAGGCCTACCACCATGGCGCTTATGGTTATGATCATGGTCATGCTGGCAGCTACGTTGAGATCAAGCAACACCACTAA
- the LOC128924122 gene encoding cuticle protein 8-like: MQIISCIALTAAALFGVASAGYIPHGHASSYASLVQHTDGHHGYGSHDNYLAYAGHGYAHHDLHDHHYEHHEPHHYPKYAFDYGVKDTHTGDHKSQWEQRDGDHVKGGYTVEEADGTTRVVEYTADDHNGFNAVVKKIGHAHHPQAYHHGAYGSHF; the protein is encoded by the exons atGCAAATCATCTCGTGTATCGCCCTCACCGCTGCCGCACTCTTTGGTGTCGCCTCCGCAGGATATATTCCACATGGACACGCCTCCAGTTACGCTTCACTTGTACAGCACACCGATGGTCACCACGGCTATGGCAGCCACGACAACTACCTGGCATATGCTGGACATGGTTATGCTCACCATGATCTGCACGATCACCACTACGAACACCATGAACCTCACCACTACCCCAAATACGCCTTCGATTACGGTGTAAAGGACACACATACCGGTGATCACAAGAGCCAATGGGAGCAACGTGATGGCGATCATGTCAAGG GCGGATATACCGTGGAGGAAGCTGATGGCACAACTCGCGTTGTCGAATACACTGCCGACGATCATAATGGATTCAACGCTGTTGTCAAGAAGATCGGTCATGCCCATCATCCTCAGGCCTACCACCATGGCGCTTATGGCAGCCACTTCTAA